Proteins from a genomic interval of Hoplias malabaricus isolate fHopMal1 chromosome 13, fHopMal1.hap1, whole genome shotgun sequence:
- the zgc:112148 gene encoding Golgi apparatus membrane protein TVP23 homolog B, with amino-acid sequence MFTYTSPGSSPEMLRQDSQADVPLFDEDESDTSKNKSKIQHPLATFFHLFFRLSAVLVYLLCEIISNSFIACMVTIILLLSCDFWTVKNVTGRLLVGLRWWNQVDENGKSHWVFESRKENSKKNISTSESRIFWLGLIVCPVLWVFFIFSALFSFKIKWLAVVIMGVALQWANLYGYVRCKVGAGTNLRSVATNYLGLQLFKQAMNKSQGP; translated from the exons ATGTTTACGTACACGTCACCAGGAAGTTCACCCGAAATGTTAAGGCAG GATTCCCAGGCGGATGTCCCCCTCTTTGATGAGGATGAGAGTGACACCAGCAAAAACAAGTCAAAAATCCA ACACCCTTTGGCTACTTTTTTTCACTTATTCTTTCGCCTAAGTGCCGTCCTGGTTTATCTGCTGTGTGAGATTATAAGCAATAGCTTTATTGCCTGTATGGTCACAATCATTCTCCTGTTGTCATGTGATTTCTGGACAGTCAAG AACGTCACTGGACGGTTACTGGTGGGACTGAGATGGTGGAATCAGGTGGATGAGAATGGGAAAAGTCACTGGGTGTTTGAGTCTAGGAAA gaaaacagcaaaaaaaacatCTCAACTTCAGAGTCAAGGATTTTCTGGCTCGGTCTTATTGTGTGTCCCGTCTTATGGGTTTTCTTTATCTTCTCCGCGCTGTTTTCCTTCAAAATCAAATGGCTG GCGGTGGTGATTATGGGAGTTGCTTTACAGTGGGCTAACCTCTATGGGTATGTTCGGTGCAAAGTTGGAGCTGGGACGAATCTGAGGAGCGTGGCTACAAACTACCTTGGTCTTCAGCTCTTTAAACAG GCAATGAACAAATCACAAGGACCTTAA
- the amn gene encoding protein amnionless, which produces MMATARDLLPFLCIFGSAGGVYKQWIPDTNFESSANWDKGSVPCGSDRVVFPAQREVAVYVKATHTLAEMHLPMHGEFILASGAGFSVRNGQDPSCGAGVTAEFKDSDSLKWFNPAMWEAASSKDDFQKGSYLFFVHEESVPCQYDDVVFRDASSFQVNVSGNENTVTVKSVSVLGQAFSNNYEFSQYANSPLGKLQIQGSSSISVRGSACPDTTGCQCGNAGNSKEICKSVQCSPLDCQKPLRPAGHCCDVCGAIVTIQFTSSFNLDSYRQRLQHLFLALPKYNSIQMAVSKVSKMLRFLGVIPYSTTHEIQVVLLDQNTGSQSGTLAETLARDIVKDINSQGSHLGIESADFLASSNDVTGLGGGEVAGIVLGVLVLLAFMVLAVVLYRRGQLRMPRLPSISYWKRDSEIGELGGPLDHGFDNPMFEKPQALPDQLGLYGTDSLKGITLTHSGVHFVNPVYDETDLSA; this is translated from the coding sequence ATGATGGCTACTGCAAGAGATCTCCTTCCTTTCCTCTGCATCTTCGGTTCTGCCGGTGGGGTCTACAAGCAGTGGATCCCAGACACTAACTTTGAAAGTTCTGCAAACTGGGACAAAGGCTCTGTGCCCTGCGGGAGTGACCGAGTGGTGTTTCCAGCTCAGAGGGAAGTGGCTGTGTATGTGAAGGCCACTCATACACTTGCTGAGATGCATCTGCCCATGCATGGAGAGTTTATTCTGGCGTCTGGTGCTGGTTTTTCTGTTCGAAACGGTCAAGACCCTAGCTGTGGGGCAGGTGTCACAGCCGAGTTCAAAGACTCTGATTCTCTGAAGTGGTTTAATCCAGCTATGTGGGAGGCGGCTTCTTCTAAAGACGACTTCCAGAAAGGTTCGTATCTCTTCTTCGTTCATGAAGAGAGTGTACCTTGCCAGTACGACGATGTGGTGTTCAGGGATGCCTCATCATTTCAAGTGAATGTTTCTGGGAATGAAAACACCGTTACTGTCAAAAGTGTGTCAGTGCTAGGGCAGGCCTTCAGCAACAACTATGAATTCTCCCAGTATGCGAACTCGCCCCTCGGTAAACTTCAAATCCAGGGATCTTCGTCGATCAGTGTTCGTGGATCAGCATGCCCAGATACAACCGGCTGTCAATGTGGCAATGCTGGCAATTCAAAAGAGATTTGCAAAAGCGTACAATGCTCACCCCTGGACTGCCAGAAGCCCCTGCGTCCAGCGGGACACTGCTGCGATGTGTGTGGCGCCATTGTGACCATTCAGTTCACCAGCAGCTTCAACCTCGACTCTTATCGCCAACGTCTACAACATCTCTTCCTTGCCCTGCCAAAGTATAACTCCATTCAGATGGCAGTTTCAAAAGTGTCGAAAATGCTGAGGTTTTTGGGTGTCATCCCTTACTCAACCACCCATGAAATCCAGGTAGTCCTTTTGGACCAGAACACAGGTTCACAATCTGGAACATTGGCTGAGACCCTTGCCCGAGACATAGTGAAGGACATCAATAGCCAAGGCTCTCACCTGGGAATAGAAAGTGCAGACTTTCTGGCAAGTTCTAATGATGTGACTGGGTTGGGCGGTGGCGAGGTGGCTGGGATTGTGTTGGGCGTCCTGGTTCTGCTGGCTTTCATGGTCCTGGCTGTGGTCCTCTACCGTCGAGGTCAGCTCAGGATGCCACGCTTGCCCTCTATTAGCTACTggaagagagacagtgagatcGGAGAACTAGGAGGGCCCCTAGATCACGGCTTTGACAACCCAATGTTTGAGAAACCGCAAGCGTTGCCAGATCAGCTTGGGCTGTACGGAACAGACAGTTTGAAAGGCATTACCTTAACTCACTCGGGTGTGCACTTTGTAAATCCTGTTTATGATGAAACTGACCTCAGTGCGTAA
- the LOC136665188 gene encoding uncharacterized protein — MFVFKGAIGTCATCCWRLAPSPPLLDSTSSTPAGELGIGPRQRRTSTFRPNLRDIADQNWQVALCPVTTDFLRLFLERLVPTFLSSEIQKSNRTLHLSHERWLCGHSQSIYIRRHFVLQVRGTVSHSRWILTNDFYTFTDEGPCYYASVHTVTIAEHIDGRLAKVGSYSWTKHLRTSSESGVQVTEPFQTYQELYIFDDSWIVTYCSEPENAPPEPQPTCTSPPYEQSRPSAEAEGDCAEACEVPALFTYMLSKSITNFPLRLDALRHAFSAIMSDQFCCNHVSVAGRMILGALASLNAKNLTDFQVAFDSLLAVAQYPSNREAIEAELAQIGIMHYNLMDVVFELVLFGVLGRMRPQNCPTPGGFLSYLMAMLHSLFSSTEQRYPRADQFQLTIQSTLLQLLDDVFALEERVYEDPGTLNTAVWEYIEYHTQQLLDRLEDF; from the exons atgtttgtgtttaaaggTGCGATTGGAAC CTGCGCCACCTGCTGTTGGCGGCTGGCACCGTCTCCGCCGCTGCTGGACTCTACGTCCTCTACTCCCGCAGGAGAGCTCGGCATCGGCCCACGACAGCGGAGGACCTCCACGTTCAGGCCGAACCTGAGG GACATCGCTGACCAGAATTGGCAGGTTGCACTCTGCCCAGTGACCACTGAT TTTCTGAGGCTTTTCCTGGAGAGGCTGGTCCCTACTTTTCTCTCCAGTGAGATACAGAAGTCTAACAGGACTCTGCACCTTTCCCACGAACGTTGGCTCTGTGGACACTCGCAG AGTATTTACATCAGGCGGCACTTTGTGCTGCAGGTGCGTGGGACAGTGTCTCACTCGAGGTGGATCCTCACCAACGATTTCTATACGTTCACTGATGAG GGCCCCTGTTACTATGCCTCAGTGCACACGGTCACCATTGCTGAG CACATTGACGGCCGGCTGGCTAAAGTGGGCTCCTACAGCTGGACCAAGCACCTCCGCACTTCATCTGAGAGTGGTGTGCAG gtCACAGAGCCTTTCCAGACCTATCAGGAACTGTACATCTTCGATGATAGCTGGATTGTTACTTATTGCTCTGAGCCGGAAAATGCTCCACCTGAGCCACAGCCTACGTGCACTTCCCCTCCATACGAACAGTCCAGGCCTTCGGCTGAG GCTGAGGGTGACTGTGCTGAGGCTTGTGAAGTGCCTGCTTTATT TACCTACATGTTGTCTAAGAGTATTACCAACTTCCCTCTTAGACTGGATGCCCTGCGCCATGCTTTTTCT GCCATTATGAGTGACCAGTTTTGCTGCAATCACGTCTCTGTGGCTGGCAGGATGATCCTTGGTGCACTGGCCAGTCTAAATGCCAAG AATCTGACTGACTTCCAAGTGGCGTTTGACAGCTTGCTGGCGGTAGCTCAGTATCCCTCCAACCGTGAGGCTATCGAAGCAGAGCTGGCGCAGATTGGG ATTATGCACTACAACCTCATGGATGTGGTGTTTGAATTGGTGCTGTTTGGAGTTCTTGGAAGAATGAGGCCTCAGAACTGTCCA aCTCCAGGGGGATTTCTCAGTTACCTCATGGCCATGCTgcactctctcttctcctcaactGAGCAGAGATATCCCAGGGCGGACCAATTCCAGCTTACCATCCAG AGCACGCTGTTGCAGCTCCTGGATGACGTCTTTGCCCTGGAGGAGCGTGTGTATGAGGATCCCGGGACCCTGAACACTGCAGTGTGGGAGTATATTGAATACCACACCCAGCAGCTCCTGGACAGGCTTGAGGACTTCTAG
- the LOC136664355 gene encoding 5-hydroxytryptamine receptor 3A-like, translating to MVSSKDILIPILLGISSFSDTVLMGATAVCVSRRCLANEIIGKHLYSSPQTSECVVNVNLTSIQYQTLSVDTKVLRFSSFMKIKMEWKDPDLAWTNTQYNFDELMLPANKIWTPNLTVDNAVYTVVKPVSKDILVRRDGTVNYAIAVHVTVVCGINLFTYPFVSDSCPVAINGWNQSTCGLKLQYGSISTVGADQGEWKTLSVDLHQKQEDHYLSVSLAINPFNALVSLVLPSALIMLVDLVSFALPLDGGERNPFKIKLVFSFTVFLLLLSKNVPDSGICSPLLYYHYCFCLIVLVVSVLLSMVLTRLAKNGSMWSDKRGPGKARQGDKYQKNYINLRDTVTTSVKLTTKEAAVQNVFSFLENMDKEEREKKERQDYAYSWDRICFWTYLSLDVVYSLSVIGFSRTEFCKINNLEF from the exons ATGGTGTCCTCAAAAGATATCCTCATCCCTATTCTTCTTGGCATTTCTTCCTTTTCAG ATACAGTGCTGATGGGAGCCACAGCAGTTTGTGTTTCGCGTCGATGTCTAGCAAATGAAATCATCGGAAAGCATCTGTACAGTTCTCCACAGACTTCGGAGTGTGTCGTCAATGTGAACCTCACATCCATCCAGTACCAGACTCTGTCGGTT GATACGAAAGTTCTGCGCTTTTCAAGCTTCATGAAAATCAAAATG GAATGGAAAGATCCAGACCTTGCAtggacaaacacacagtacaactTTGATGAACTTATGCTGCCAGCCAATAAAATCTGGACCCCTAATCTGACCGTGGACAATGC AGTTTACACAGTGGTGAAGCCGGTTTCTAAGGATATTCTGGTGAGACGCGACGGCACTGTGAATTATGCCATTGCTGTGCACGTAACGGTGGTGTGTGGAATCAACCTCTTCACCTACCCCTTCGTATCCGACTCATGTCCTGTGGCCATTAATGGATGGAATCAAAGCA CTTGCGGCCTGAAACTCCAGTACGGGTCGATATCTACAGTGGGAGCTGATCAAGGGGAGTGGAAAACTTTATCAGTGGATCTCCACCAAAAACAAGAAGACCACTACCTCAGT GTCTCTCTTGCCATCAACCCCTTTAATGCATTGGTGTCACTGGTGCTGCCCAGTGCCCTCATCATGTTGGTTGACCTGGTCAGCTTTGCTTTGCCGTTGGACGGTGGGGAACGCAACCCCTTCAAGATCAAGCTGGTGTTTAGCTTTACTGTGTTTCTGCTTTTGCTCAGCAAAAACGTGCCTGACTCTGGCATCTGCAGCCCACTGCTCT ACTATCACTACTGCTTCTGCCTGATCGTCCTGGTCGTAAGCGTGCTGCTATCCATGGTGTTGACGCGACTGGCTAAAAACGGTAGCATGTGGTCTGACAAGCGTGGACCAGGCAAAGCTCGACAGGGTGACAAATACCAGAAAAACT ATATCAACCTCCGTGACACCGTGACAACTTCTGTAAAGCTAACTACGAAAGAGGCCGCTGTCCAGAACGTTTTTAGCTTCTTGGAGAACATGGAcaaagaagagagggagaaaaaggagagacaGGACTATGCTTACTCCTGGGACAGGATCTGTTTCTGGACGTATCTCAGCCTGGATGTCGTTTACAGCTTAAGTGTGATAGGCTTCTCCagaacagaattttgtaaaattaataaCCTGGAGTTTTAA
- the LOC136665186 gene encoding 5-hydroxytryptamine receptor 3A-like, protein MNISTLFAALKAWSNAVAGDCVSRRCLANTMIAKSLFSAPQPPSCAVLVNLKSIQYETLSVDTSKLRFSSRMKINMEWNDPDLAWSDQKYNFSELMLPYDMIWTPDLTVDNAVMTEVKPVSTELLVRQDGTVQHSIQLYTTVVCAINLFNYPFVEAPCPVALNGWSQNSCGLRFLYGSVSMVGSSRGEWQTMSVDLNQDGSIHDRNYLYVIMSINPFNTIVTLILPSVLIMVADLVSFALPLEGGKRSSFKITLVLSFTMSLLILTDSLPDTGICSPLIRYHFCICLVALVVSLLTSMIFTRLATDGMLFSCTLQQADALDKPKANNDTLDLIVNGVPTVSAEVSTEEASMKKIVTFLENMDKSNEKTKKRQLLANRLDKIYFWIYFCLDIIYILSVIGITRTEFCKVNNLDFWP, encoded by the exons ATGAACATTTCCACCCTGTTTGCCGCTCTCAAAGCGTGGTCCAATGCTGTGGCGGGAGACTGCGTCTCGCGGCGATGCCTGGCTAATACCATGATTGCAAAGTCGCTGTTCAGTGCCCCGCAGCCTCCCTCATGCGCCGTCCTGGTGAACCTCAAATCCATCCAGTACGAGACCCTGTCTGTG GACACGTCAAAGTTACGCTTCTCCAGCCGCATGAAAATCAACATG gAATGGAATGACCCGGACTTGGCATGGTCTGATCAAAAGTACAATTTCTCAGAACTTATGCTGCCATATGACATGATCTGGACTCCGGATCTAACTGTGGACAATGC GGTGATGACGGAGGTGAAGCCAGTCTCTACCGAACTCCTGGTGAGACAAGATGGCACTGTGCAGCATTCCATCCAATTGTACACTACAGTAGTGTGTGCAATCAACCTTTTCAACTACCCTTTTGTCGAGGCTCCGTGCCCTGTGGCCCTTAACGGATGGAGCCAAAACT CGTGCGGCCTGCGTTTTCTGTACGGATCAGTGTCTATGGTGGGATCTAGTCGAGGGGAATGGCAAACGATGTCAGTGGACCTCAATCAGGATGGATCCATCCATGATCGCAACTATCTCTAT GTCATTATGTCCATCAACCCCTTCAATACAATAGTGACACTAATCCTGCCCAGTGTGCTCATCATGGTGGCTGACCTGGTGAGTTTTGCTCTGCCTCTTGAGGGAGGGAAACGCAGCTCCTTCAAAATCACGCTGGTGCTGAGCTTCACCATGTCCCTCCTCATCCTCACTGACAGCTTGCCAGACACGGGCATCTGCAGCCCTCTAATCC GTTATCATTTTTGTATCTGCTTGGTTGCTCTAGTTGTGAGCTTGTTGACGTCCATGATCTTCACACGACTAGCGACGGATGGGATGCTCTTTTCCTGCACGCTGCAACAAGCAGATGCATTGGACAAACCCAAAGCAAATAACGATACACTGG ATTTAATCGTGAATGGTGTGCCCACGGTCTCTGCTGAGGTGTCTACAGAAGAGGCTTCAATGAAGAAGATAGTAACGTTCTTGGAGAACATGGATAAGTCGAATGAGAAGACAAAGAAGAGGCAGCTCTTGGCAAACCGCCTTGACAAAATCTACTTCTGGATCTACTTTTGTCTTgacattatttatatcttatcTGTAATTGGCATCACTAGAACAGAATTTTGCAAAGTAAACAATCTGGATTTCTGGCCATAG